In Rhinolophus sinicus isolate RSC01 linkage group LG01, ASM3656204v1, whole genome shotgun sequence, the genomic stretch ATTGGTTATTGAAGTACCTTTGCAGtagtttttatttcagtaattttttttttttaaagattttattggggaaggggaacaggactttattggggaacagtgtgttgtcctttcaatcttagttgtggagggtgccgttcagcttcaagttgttttcctttcagtcttagttgtggagggcacagctcagctccaggtccagttgccgttgctagttgcagagggcacagcctttgcgggagtcgaactggcaaccttgtggttgagaggacacacttcaaccaactgagtcatccgggagctcagcagcagctcaggtcaaggtgccgtgttcaattttagttgcagggggcagagcccatcatcccttgcgggactcaaggaattaaactggcaaccttatggttgagagcccactggcccatgcgggaatcgaaccggcagccttcggagttaggagcacagagctctaaccgcttgagccactgggccggcccccgatttcagtaattttttacttttcagcATTTCTAGGCAAGTCTAGTGCCTGGAACAGAGGAGGCCGGAAGTGGGCGAGGTCCTGGGAAATTGTGGTGCAATGTGTCCTTAACTCTCTAACATGCTGCCTGGCCTCTGTCTTTCAGAATGGCCGTGACTTCCAGTTCAGATGATAATCATAGAGAGAACCTTCGCGGGAGGCTTCTGAAAATTGATGGAAACCTGGGGGATCGTGAGGTGGAGCAACTAAAGTTTCTCTGCCAAGATTTTGTCTCCTCCAAGAAGCTGGAGGGGTCCCGCTCAGCCATGGATGTTTTTGATCATCTCTTGGCAGGGGAGCTGCTGAGTGAGGAAGATCCCTTCTTCCTAGCAGAACTCCTCTATATCATGAAGCAGATCTTACTGCTGAAACACCTCAACTACACCAAAGAACGAGTGGAGAGTTTGCTGCCCATCCGAAGAAAGGTCTCTCCATTCAGGTGAGGAGGATTTTCCATTTAGTGGTCAAGCCATGGGGCTTTGAAAGGAGGCGGGGATTAAGGTCTTTTTCTAATCTACCTCCTTGTATAATATAGTGATTCTATACTAGGAGATTTCTCAGTTCTAGGTGGTGATGAGATGAGAGGTTGGGGCTCTCAGGGTCTGATGGTGGCTTCCCTTAGTTCTACTTCTCACTGCCAAGGGAAGGCCATGTCAGTGTAGCAGGCCTacgtttttctcttttcccaaatTCCACTCCCAGCAGTCCTTTGGCTTGTGAGCCACTGGGTGTGTCCGCTTATATCCAGTGATTTGAGAAGAGAGGAATGCACACTTGTAGCCAAATTAGCAAAGTGGAAAAAGATGTGTCTCTGGGGTCAAGGAGGGACATCATTTATGCCATGTCCAGTTACATTTTTGGGTGAAACCCAGAAAGGTAAAATATAGGCCTCAGGCCTATCATGGATCAGATCTTAGACAACACTGTTTTAAATTGTCCACGGACATAATATCTACAGAGGACTTCACTGACAGAGAACCTCCTTCAAAGGAGGAGCCATTAAAGTGTTATTTTATCTAATTACCTGGGTAATTATGTCCTTCAGGCCTCTATTTTTGGGTCAGTGAAGGGATTCTGGAAATTGTTATATCCACTCTGCTGCTTAAACAACTGAGGAATGGTCTCTGATGTTCAGAGGTGTTAGTGTGTGATTGAAGTATTCAATTTTTCTGGTTGTCCATTAAATGGCTATCCAGAAGTTGGGgtagtttcctttctcttcagcaGCAGACTTTACATTGACTGGTATCAGGTTCTCTCTGACAAAGGCCTATAAAGTAAGCCTGAATTCCTAGAATGGAGTTGGGAGATGGGAGGGCATGCGGAAATTGTGTTTTATGCCTTCCTCGCACTGGACTTGGAACCCCATTGCTTACTGTGTTATCTTAATTTAATAGGTCACTTTGAAACTCAAAGTTTTGGTTTTTGAATCTATGAAATGGGATTAATAATTGTCTACTCACAAGGTTGTGATCATTTACATGAGAGAAAGCATTGGTAAAAGTACTCAATTTACTGTCCTCTGCAAGGGTAAggcttcatttgtttctttgggtGTATGTCCTAGAAACCTGCTCTACGAACTGTCAGAAAACATCGACTCAGAGAACTTAAAGAGCATGATCTTTCTTCTGAAGGAATCGATGCCAAAAATCCAGTTGGTGAGTGGGTCGTATGGAATGTAGTCTTGTGAACGTTGCCTTCATTGGTGTTTGGGAAGATGCTGGAAAGGGTTTTCAAGACCATTCATTTGTTGTGGGAGACAGTGTCAAACAATGGTTAGGAACGTCGACTTTGGTATCAAACGGGCTTGGATTCTAGTCCTAGCTCTGTGACCAACTCTTCCCTATGTGAGGCCAGTGACTGCACATTTCTGAGTCTTCATCTTCTCATACGTTATATTATGGAAAATCATACTACTTCCTTCCATGACGGTTGGGAGGATTAGAggaaataatgtacataaagcaTTAGTACAGGGACTGTATTTGGCACACAGTAACCATGTGTTACTTGCTATTGGCATCCACTGTGTTTTACGATACAGAAATCTTCAGGGCATGATAAAGAAATGAG encodes the following:
- the CASP10 gene encoding caspase-10 isoform X2, with the translated sequence MAVTSSSDDNHRENLRGRLLKIDGNLGDREVEQLKFLCQDFVSSKKLEGSRSAMDVFDHLLAGELLSEEDPFFLAELLYIMKQILLLKHLNYTKERVESLLPIRRKVSPFRNLLYELSENIDSENLKSMIFLLKESMPKIQLTSISFLVHMEKQALIDENNLVVLEDLCAKVAPHLRRKIEEYKREKASQVVTSPVKKETESLPQGEEEVFSGSNVKQFLGALQRSFKNVTKGPARWLRR